AATCTCCATGGACAACCCATTAATCATCTTCTGCCTTACTTGTTGATTCTTAAACTGTATTTGGCAGATATCCTTCCATGGCTCCCGAGTGGGTAATACTTGGGATGACAGCATCACATTGGGATTCAGATTGTTGCAAGAGCACACCACCTTCTCCCATAAAGGACAATCCTCCTTCGAAAAATTCCACCACCACTTAAATAGAAGGGCTGTGTTGCGCACCATGGCATCCCAGGAGCCTGCACTACCTCCCACCTGATCATGGCCATATCAAGCCTACCATCCTCCTTACTCCATAGAAATTGTCTCTGtagaaaaatcaatttttctGCAACATCCTTTGGCATTTTATACAAACTCAAATAATAGACAGACAGACTGTTCAAAACTGATCTAATAAGCACCAGCTTACCTGCCTTATTGAGTACCTTAGCTTTCCAGATGCTCAGCTTCTCCTCCACTTTTTCTATAATGGGCTTCCAAGTCTTCACCAACCTCGGATTCACTCCTAGTTGGATCTCCAAGTATTTTACCGGAAGAGATGCTTCCTTACAGCCCAGTACACTGCACATAAGATGTACCCACTGAACATCACTGTTAACAAGAATCAAGCTagacttatcaaaattaatactcAGCCCCGAGATAAGCTCAAAGCAATGAAGGATCCTCCTATAGTTCTTTATGGTCTCTTCCTCCGGGGGGTAGAAAAGAATGGTATCATCCGTAAACTGAAGATGTGATAACTCGACATGGTCTCTACCCACTAGTAACGGCGATATTCTCCCATTTCTCGCCGACTCTCCAAACATTCTATGTAGAACGTCAACCACAAGTACCAAAAGAAATGGCGATAGCGGGTCCCCCTGTTGCAAACCTCTTTCCATCTTAAAAAGCTTAGATGGCGATCCATTTATCAGCACTGACATGGAGCTCGTACCTACACACTCCATAACCCAACTCCTCCATCTATGTCCAAAGCCCATCTTCTGCAATACAAGGTCTACGAAACTCCACTTGACTTTATCATACGCTTTCTAGAAGTCTAACTTTATTATTACCGCTTCCTTCTTCCTCTCCTTTATCCATTGAACAGTTCACGTGATAAGAGCCCCATCATGAATCTTCCGTCCCTTGACAAAAGCGCTCTGTGTCTCACCTACCAGTCGTGGCATGATTTCTCGCATCCTCCTAACCAGTGTTTTTGAAATGATTTTATACACACAACCCACCATACTGATTGGTCTCAGGTCTTTGGTTTCCTTTGCACTAGTGAACTTAGGGGCCAGTGTCACCCAAGTGAGATTCGCATCCACTGGCAACTTGGACGTAAGGAAAAAGTCCATCACTGCTACCGTAAAATCAGCCCAACACCTCTTTATAAAGTTTATGTTGTACCCATCACTTCCTGGCGCCTTGCAAGATTCACAATCCCAAACTGCTTCTTTAATCTCTTAAGGATTCGGCAGCACTTCCAAAGCCAAAGCATCATCTATACCAATCATTTCCACCAACCCGTCCCTGAACCCCACCAAAGGAGTCTCTTCCTGATGAtacaaactcttgtagaagtcTCTAATCGCAATCTTAATCCGAGCTTGATTCCTTATCAATCTTCCATTAATTAGCAACGCATCAATCCTATTGTTTCTCCTTCTCGCAGAGGATAAATTGTGAAATTACCTCGTATTCTTATCAATGTCCTTCGCATGTCTAGATTGCGACATCTGCTTTCAATGTAGCTCCTTCCTTACATACCATTTCTCACAGCAAGTCACAAGCGCCTTTTCTTCTTGCCTCAATTGTTCCATCACAAACACCATCACCCACCATGTCATCAATCTTCTTGATCTCTTCCTCAAACTGCATGATTTTCTTATCCATATCCCTAAAGTTATTTTTATGCCATCTTCCTAGAGGAACTGTCATAGCCTTCAATTTATCCGTGAACTGTGCCTCTCTTAAGCCTTTCCATTCCTCCTTTACCATTCTCAGAAAACTTTCATGGGTAAACCACGAGTCAAGACTCCTGAACGGCCTCGGCCCATCGCTTCGCCTCCTTTCTTCCACTATAATAGGACAATGGTCAGACAAGCCCCTAGGACCACCTTGCATCTGAGTCTCCGGAAAATTTTTAAGCCATTCCAAGCTAACCAGAACCCTATTAATACGGTTGCATGATTGACCTTTAAACCATGTAAACTTGCGTCAGTAATCGGCAAGTCCACCACATCCATGTCATGTATCCAATTCTTAAAGTCTTCGGTTGACAAGGGTAAAGTATCTGTGCCCTGTCTTTCTTCCACCTGTATAATCTCAATAAAGTCCCCCATGAAGTAGCAGGAAACCTGACATAAGCCAGCTATGTAGCTCAACTCCTCCCAAACAACAAGTTTCTCAACACCATACACCAGAATGAAAGCACAATTAAAATTATACTTCAACATCTCCCCTTCAACACACAACTATCTCTCTCCTTTGTGgctatttcttattttaaaaaattcatcatCCCATATTAATAACAACCCACCAGATGCACCATTAGATTCAACAAAATCCCAACCCACACCACTAttccttcaaatattttttacatcaaATTTAGTCACTACCTGTCTCTTAGTCTCCACCAGGCCTAGCATGTTTAGTCTACAACTGCTTTTCAGGTTCTTTATCATCCTGAGCTTTTCATCCTTCCTCAACTCCCTGATATTTCAAGAGCtaaaaatcatttaaataatttatagcaCACCTTTTTTATGAGATTTGGGTCTACTCTGCCTCGATTTTACCCTTTGTTTCGCCAGCTTTTTTTTAGAGCAATTTCTTCATTCTGCTGCTGAAGGATCGCTATAATGTCATCTTCTTCATTATACAGCATTGCTCCTAATTCCCTTGCTAAGTCccatgttcttttgttttctagCAGCTGCTCTTCCAACGTTAAATCATCATTGTCACTGGCTTCATCATCAATAGCCCGAGCTCCATTCTCCAAGCCACCGTCATCCACATCGTCATTAGGCTCTGGAACGTTCCTATCATCATCAGCTTCTATACTCGGCCCAGTCTCTCCAAGTACTTCATCACCTTCACCATTTCGTTCATCGTCATCACCGTGTTCAGCCTTGTCTTCCGCATCCACAGCTCCTGGAATCCCATCAGCCCCTCTTCCAAGGAATGCCAATCTGCCGCCTCCCCCCTCCATCGTGCGTGTATTTCGCCGTGCCTTGAAAACCCCACCAACCTACGCCAAAACTGACGCGTCACAGGGCAAGGTATGGTCATTTTCTGACCGGGAGATTTAAATTCgtgattataattaaaaaaatttgattctttattttttctcgaTCAAAGTCTTCTGTATTTTTAATAGAGTTAAATCGCAACACATTTGATGAGAAAAAGTGTTAcgaaaataactt
The genomic region above belongs to Arachis duranensis cultivar V14167 chromosome 3, aradu.V14167.gnm2.J7QH, whole genome shotgun sequence and contains:
- the LOC107478154 gene encoding uncharacterized protein LOC107478154, with protein sequence MGFGHRWRSWVMECVGTSSMSVLINGSPSKLFKMERGLQQGDPLSPFLLVLVVDVLHRMFGESARNGRISPLLVGRDHVELSHLQFTDDTILFYPPEEETIKNYRRILHCFELISGLSINFDKSSLILVNSDVQWVHLMCSVLGCKEASLPVKYLEIQLGVNPRLVKTWKPIIEKVEEKLSIWKAKVLNKAGIAGGIAPGGYSEFQLC